GAGGGCCGTCTCGGCGCGGGCGAGCGCTCCGCGCGCTGCCGCGAGCGTTCCGGGGAGCGCCGTGCGCGCACCACGCAAGCGCTGCTGGGCGGTCAGGGCGTCGCCGAGGGCGAAGTCGAGGCGGTCGCGAAGGCGCGCGATGGCATCGACCGTACGAGTCGGGCGGGCCGCGGCATCCGCTTCCAGGTTCGTGAGCGCCCGGTCGATCTCGCGCAGCTCGGTCCCCAGCCGCGTCGCGGCGTCGGCGTCCAGCTGCACACGCGTCGTCAGGGCGGAACGCACGGCGGCGCGTGCCGCCTCGAACTCCGCGGGCACGGCGAGAGCGGCCTGGGTCACGAGGCGATGGGCTTCTTCCAGCGTGCGCGCGTCGCCCTCGGCCTGCCGGAGGGATCGTTCGGCATCCGCAAGATCCCCGAGAGCGGATCGCGACGGGTCTTTCGCGTGCGCCTCGGCGCGGGAGAGAAGTCGATCCGCTTCGTCGAGCTCGTTCGCCGCCGACCGCGCGGCTCGAGCCGCGGCATCCCATTCCTCGTGTGCGAACCGCGACGAGAGCTCGGCCACGAGCGCGTCGGAGTCGCCCATCGATGCACGCACACGCGCGAGCCGTTCGCGCGCCGCAGCGACCTGCGTCGCCGCCGAGACGTTCTCGCGCACCCAGGCGTCGTGCTCGGCGCGCGCCTTCGCGATGAGCGCGAGCGCGTCTTCCGAGCGCTTCGTGATGCGCTGCGCGTTCCGACGGACGTCGTCGGGCACGGCATCCGTCTCGTCCAGGGTGCGGTACTCGCCGAACGAGGCGTCGCGCACGCGCTGCGCCGTGAGCCGGGCGCGGCGGAGCGACGTGGGTGCCCCTCCGCCGTACAGCGCGCCGGACAGTCCGATTTCGAGATCGAGCTCTGCCACCGCGTCGTCGAGCCGGACGAGGCTCGCCCCGGCGTTCTCACGAGCCGTGGTCGCCGCCGCACGGGCCTTCGGCGAGCGGCGCGCGCGACGGAGGGCCCACAGTCCCGCGAGCGCGAGGAGCGCGGCGATTCCGAAGACGATCGCCGCCGGCACGACCCAGTCGAGGATCGCGGCTCGGTCGTCAGGCATCGGGGTCTTCCACCAGCAGCAGCGCCTCGAGCTCGGCGGCCGTACTCACCGCCGCCGCGGCACCGTCGGCCTCGTGCGGCCAGCTGAAGCCCCAGCGCACGAAGATCACCGGCACGCCGTGGACGGCGCCGCCGTCGATGTCGTGGTGGCGGTCACCGATGAGGACCGGTCTGCTCGTGTCGACTCCCGCCGCCTCGAGGCGACGGAGCGCTTCACCGACGATCTCTGCCTTCGACGCGAGCGTCCGCTCGTCGGGCGTCGCACCCACGAGGGTGATGAAGTCGTCGGTCAGTCCGAAGTGCTTCATCAGCTCGACGACCTGTACTTCGGGCTTCGACGATGCGGTCGCCTGCGGGATGCCGGCTGCCGCGACCTTCGAGATGATGTCTGCCACCCCGGGGAAGAGCTTGGCGCCCGTCGTGAAGCCCTCCTGCTTGCCGAGCGCGCGGTAGAACGCGACGGCGTCGGCGGACTCTTCGGGCGACATGCCGACATTCGCCTGGAACGAGTCGAACTGCGGCGGTCCGATCCAGTGCGCGAGCTCGCTGCGCACGGGCGCCTTCTTGCCGAAGTGCTCGAGTGTGACCGTCAGCCGGTGAAGGATGCCGTCGGACGCATCCACGATGGTGCCGTCGACGTCCCACAGAATGCAGGTCCATGCAGAGCGGTGGGGCATGACACAAGCCTATGCGGCGGCGGGAGCCGAGCCCTGCGTCAGAACAGTCGCGGCGCGCCCGACTCGACGCCCTTCATGCCGTCGTAGTCGAGCGTCACACAGCGGATTCCGCGATCGGTCGCCAAGACACGCGCCTGCGGCTTGATCTCCTGCGCGGCGAAGACGCCGGTCACGGGCGCGAGATGCGGGTCGCGCGAAAGCAGCTGAAGATAGCGCGTGAGCTGCTCGACGCCGTCGATGTCGCCGCGGCGTTTCACCTCCACGGCGATCGTCCCGCCGGCGGGGTCGCGCAGCAGGAGGTCGACGGGTCCGATCGCGGTCGGGAACTCCCGGCGGACGAGCGTGAGTCCGTCGCCGATGACGTCGACCTGCTCGGCAAGGAGGCGCTGCAGGTCGGCCTCGACGCCATCCTTCTGCAGTCCCGGATCGACGCCGAGCTCGTGCTGCGAGTCGTGGAGGATCTCGTAGATCCGCACGAGGAGCGCATCGCCCGTCTTCGCGTGGGTGACGCGCCAGTGCGCGATGACGCCGGCTGACGCGGACTCGTCGTCGGGAGCCTCGACCTCGAGACGGCACGGGGGGCTCATCCAGTTGAGGGGTTTGTACGACCCGCCGTCGGAGTGGACGAGCAGCGACCCGTCGCCCTTGTGCACGAGCAGTCGCGTGGCGAGGGGGAGATGCGCGTTGAGTCGACCCGTGTAGTCGACGGAGCAGCGGGCGATGACGAGTCTCACCGGTCGAGCCTAACGTCGAGCCGAGCGGCTCTCGCTCAGTGCTCGCCCGGGTGCCCCGCGCCGACCTTCGAGCCGGCGATCGGCTTGGCGGCGCCCGAGGCGAGGCCCGAGAGGGCGATGAGCACGACGAGGATCCAGAGCGTCGGCAGCAGTCCGACCTGGTGGCTGACCCAGCCGAGGACAGGAGGCCCGCAGAGGAACGCGATGTAGCCGATCGTGGCGGCAGCGCTGACGGATGCCGCGGCGCGGGCCGGGTCGTCGGCGGCCGCCGACATGCCGAGCGGGAATCCGAGCGACGCGCCGATTCCCCAGAACGCGACACCGACGAGAGCGAGCGGGAGGTTCGGAGCAAGGATGAAGAGCACGAGGCCGCCGCTCGCGGCGATCGCGAGGACGCGGAGGGTCCAGACGCGGCCGAAGCGATCGACGATCGGGCCTCCGATCGCTCGCACGACGGTCATCGCGATCGAGAACACGGTCAGCGCGATCGCTCCCTGCGCCTCCGTGCCGTCGTGACCGTCGACGACGGCGAGGGGGAGCCAGTCATTGGCGCCGCCCTCGGCGAACGCCATGCCGAGCATGATGACGCCGATGAAGTAGATGCGAGGTTCGCGCCAGACGCGAAGCGCCTCGATGAACTTCTCGCGCCGGGTGATGGCGGAGTCGCCGGGCTGGGGATCGTCGACCGTCTCGCGGTTCGGCACGGAACGCACGGCGACCGCTCCGAGGATGATGACGATCACTCCGATCGACCAGAGGTGAGGGCCCACGCCGATCTGCCACGCCGCCATCGCGACACCGATCCCCGCGCCGGCAACAGTCCCGAGGCTGAAGAGCGCGTGGAAGAGCGGCATCATCGTCTTGCCGATCGCCTGCTCGTTCGCGGCGCCCTCGACGTTCATCATGATGTCGGTGATCGCCAGGCCCATCCCCATGAGCGCCAGACCGACCGCCGTGAGTGCGTAGGACGGGACCGCGTCGGCACCGAAACCGACGATCCCGATCCCGATCCCGAAGGTCGCCAGGCTCATGAGCATGCCGATGCGTGCTCCCCAGCGAACGAGGATGAGATTCGCCAGCGAGAGGCCTATGACCGAGGCCGCGCCCGAGATGAAGAGCAGGATGCCGAGCTGGAAGTCGTTGATGTCGAGGTTGACCTTCACGGCGGGGATGCGCGAAGCCCAGCTCGCGAAGCCGATGCCGGTCGCGAGGAAGATGGCGAAGATCGCGTTGCGCCACCGCACGATCTGGCTCCGGGTGAGGGTCTCCTGCATGATGCACAGCGTATCGAATCGATTCGACACGGGCAAACGGCCTGGGTTACGATCATCACGTCATGAGCACGCGCCGGGCGACCATCTCCGACGTCGCGCGCGAGGCCGGAGTCTCGCCGTCGACGGCGTCCGTCGTTTTCAGCGGCAAGACGCCCGTCTCTGATGCCACGCGTGAGCGTGTGCGCGCCGCCGCGGCATCCCTCGGGTACACCGGTCCCGATCCGCGCGCCGCGTCGCTTCGCACGGGCCGATCGGGGATCGTCGGTGTGGTCTTCGAAGAGCATCTGGGACGAGCGTTCCTCGATCCCGTCAAGACACTCATGATGGACGGGCTCGCCGATGCGGTCGCGCCGCTCGGCGCGGGACTGCTCCTTCTGCGCGACGACGCCGCGATCGACGGCGCCCCCACCCTGACCACCGCGCCCATCGACGCCGCCGTCCTCATCGGTTGCAGCGGACTGCTGCGCGAATCGCTCGATGCCGTGAGGTCGCGCGGCATCCCCGTCGTCGTCATCGAGGGCGATGCCGGTCCTGACATCCCGCGCATCGGGCTCGACAACCGTGAGGCGCAGCGGCAGGCGGCCCGTCACCTGCGGGCGCTCGGGCACACCGATGTCACGATCGTGACCCTCCCGGTGCGCAGCGGGTGGAAGCGCGGGTGGATTCCCGATCGGGCCGTGATCGGCGTCGACGTCACGAGGGATCGACTGGCGGGTGCACGAGACGTCTTCCCGGATGCCGCAGCCTTCGCCGCAGAGGCGAGCTCGATCGACGAGGGGCTGGCGGCGGGCAGGGTGCTGTTCGCGGATCCGGCACGGCGCCCGACGGCTGTCATCGCGCAGAGCGATCTGCTCGCAGCGGGCGTCCTCCGGGCAGCGCAGGAGGCAGGGCTCCGCATCCCCGACGACGTCAGCATCACGGGTTTCGACGGCATCGTCGTCGACGGGCTCGCCCCGTACACGCTCACGACGCTCGTGCAGCCCGCGACCGAGAAGGGCCGCGCCGCGGGCGCCGCCGTCGCCGCGATGCTCGAGGGACAGGACGCGGCATCCCTCCAGTTCACGTCCACGTTCCGTGAGGGCGATACGACCGGAGCGCCGCCTTCGCCCCGGTAGACTCATAGCTCACACCCTGATCGCCCGAGCCGCCTGCGTGAGCACACGGCCGACGACCTAGAGGAGGCCGCTCATGCTGGTCCTCCTCGCCGCGTTCGGAATCGTCCCGATCCTGCTCCCGTGGCTCGCCCACAGGATCGGGCCGCGCGTCTTCACGGTCGCTGCGATCCTCCCGGCCATCGCTTTCGTTCACGCCGCGATCCAGACGCCGCTCGTTCTGGCGGCGAACATTCCGTTCGAGGCATTCAACTGGATCGCGCCCCTCGGCATCGAACTGTCGATGCGCATGGACACGCTGTCGTGGCTCATGACGCTCATCGTCACGGGTGTCGGCGCGCTCGTCATGCTCTACTGCCGCTGGTACTTCGCGGGTAAGACGGAAGGCCTCGCGCAGTTCTCGGCCGTCCTCCTCGCCTTCGCCGGTGCGATGTACGGACTCGTCCTCACCGACGACCTGGTCGTCCTCGTGATGTTCTGGGAACTCACGAGCGTCCTCTCATATCTGCTCATCGGCTACTACAACAAGCGCGCTGCCAGCCGTCGTGCGGCTCTCCAGGCTCTCCTCGTGACGACGCTCGGCGGACTCGTCATGCTCATCGGCGTCGTACTGCTCGTCGTCGACACGGGCACCTCGAGCATCTCCCTGATGCTCGCTGAAGCACCGACGGGTCCCGTCGTGGATGCCGCACTCGTCCTCCTGCTCGTCGGCGCGCTCAGCAAGTCGGCGATCTTCCCCTTCCACTTCTGGCTGCCTGGCGCCATGGCCGCCCCCACGCCCGTCAGCGCCTACCTCCACGCCGCCGCGATGGTGAAGGCCGGCATCTATCTCATCGCGCGTTTCGCCCCGATCTTCGCGCTCGCTCCCACGTGGCGTCCGATCGTGATCGGGCTCGGCGTCTTCACGATGCTGCTCGGCGGACTCCAGGCCCTCCGCGAGACCGACCTCAAGCGCATCCTCGCGTTCGGCACGGTCAGTCAGCTCGGCATGCTCACGGTCGTTCTGGGATACGGCACGCGGGATGCCGCGCTCGCCGGCCTCGCGCTCCTCCTCAGCCACGCTCTCTTCAAGTCGGCGCTCTTCCTCGTCGTCGGCATCATCGACCGACAGCTGTCGACGCGCGACATCCGTGAACTCAGCGGAGTGGGACGGCAGGCCCCGACGATCGCCGTCCTCTCGACGGTCGCGATCGCGTCGATGATCGGCATCATCCCCACGATCGGGTGGGTGGCGAAGGAAGGCACTCTCGCGGCGCTCTTGCATGACGCCGAGGGCGGCGCGGCGTGGGGGATCGTCGCGCTGATCGGCATCGCCCTCGGCTCGGTCCTCACCGCCGCCTACGGCATCCGCTTCATCTGGGGCGCGTTCTGGACGAAGCGCGACGCCGACGGAGCGCCGGTCGCCGCGACCGAGTGGCCTGATCCGCCCCTCGGATTCATCCTGGCCCCCGCGCTCCTCGCCGCCCTCTCGCTTGCGGCCGGGTTCGCAGCGCCCTGGCTCGACACGGCCTTCGCGACCTATGCGGACACCGCGCCGGTGGCGAGCCCCGGCGTCCCCGCCCCCGAGTATCCGGGCTACCTCTCGCTCTGGCACGGCTTCGAACCCGCCCTCTTCATCTCCCTCGGCTCGATCGCCCTGGGTGTGCTGGTCTTCTGGCTCACCCGCACGCGGGCGCCGCGCCGGCTGGCATCCTTCACGGCATCCGATGTCTACAATGCGACGCTCCGTGCCGTCGCGCGCCTGGCCGTCGTGACCACGAGCCTCACGCAGCGAGGATCGCTCCCGGTCTATGTCGGAACGATCTTCGTGGTGTTCGTCACGGCGGAGGCGACAGCCCTCATCATGGGCGGGCACTGGGTCGTCGACATCGCCGGATGGCACACCCCGATGCAGCTCGTCGTCGCACCCATCATGATCGCCGCGGGGATCGTGGCGGTGCGCGCGCGCAAGCGCTACACGGGGGTCGTCCTGGTGTCGGTCACCGGTCTCGGGATGGTCTTGCTCTTCGCCACGAGCGGCGCGCCCGACCTGGCCGTGACGCAAGTGCTCATCGAGACCGTCACCCTCGTGGCGTTCGCTCTGGTTCTTCGTCGGATTCCTTCCCGCATGGGCGAGCACAACGCCTCGGTCGCCCCCGTCGCCCGCGCCGTGCTCGGCGCCGCCGTCGGTGTGACGATGGCCTTCGTCGCCCTTGTCGCGACGGGCGCACGCGTCGCCGAGCCCATCTCGGAACGCTTCCCCGAGCTCGCCTACGAGATCGGGCACGGCAAGAACGTCGTCAACGTCGCGCTCGTCGACATCCGCGGCTGGGACACGATGGGCGAGCTCTCGGTGCTCATCCTCGCCGCGACGGGCGTCGCCTCGCTCGTCTTCGTCACGCACCGCGCCGACACGCTGTCGAGGTTCAACGCGTTGCCCACGGGCGCGACCCGCAACCGGCGCGTGCTGGTGGAGACCTCCGACGGCCTGCGGCAGCGGGACGACGCGACGGGCAGCGGCCGGACCGCGTGGCTCGTCGGCGGTCAGCGCGTTCGACCCGAGAACCGATCGATCGTCCTCGAAGTCGTCGTGCGGATCCTGTTCCACTCGATCATCGTCGTGTCGCTCTACCTGCTCTTCGCCGGCCACAACCTTCCGGGTGGCGGGTTCGCCGGCGGACTCGTGGCGGGAATGGCGCTCGTCATGCGCTACATCGCGGGAGGCCGCTACGAACTCGGCGCCGCGGCGCCCACGGATGCCGGACGCCTCCTCGGAGTCGGCATGTCCATCGCCGTCGCCTGCGCGATCGTGCCCCTCTTCTTCGGCGCCGCTCCGCTGACGAGCGACTTCATCGAAGGTGAGCTCCCCATCCTCGGCCACGTCGAGTTCGTCTCTTCCACTCTCTTCGACATCGGCGTCTACCTCGTCGTCATCGGACTCGTCCTCGATGTTCTCCGAAGCCTGGGCGCCGAAGTCGACCGCCAGGCGCAAGAGCTCCGCACGCGGGGGGTGAGCACGCGATGAACGTGTCGCTCGTCCTGATCATCATCATGGCCGTGCTCTTCGCGTGCGGCGTCTACGCGATGCTCGAGCGCAGCCTCACTCGCGTCCTCATCGGATTCCTGCTCCTCGGCAACGCCGCAAACCTCCTCCTGCTGATCGTCATGGGCCGGCCCGGCATCGCCCCCTTCTACGGGGCCGGCGAGTCCGAGGACATGTCCGATCCGCTGCCGCAAGCGCTCACGCTCACCGCCATCGTCATCACGTTCGCCGTGTCGGCGTTCCTCCTCGCCCTGATCTACCGGTCCTGGCAGCTCGGGCAGGCCGACACTGTCGAGGACGACGAGGCGGATGCCGCGGTCCGGGCCCGGTCGACCGCGTCGGAAGACGTCATGGACGACGAGACCGAGATCGAAGACGAAGACGACGACGTCACGACCGACTTCGTCGGCCTCGCGACCGCGCCGATCACCGTGCTCGGCAGCCGCGATCTCTCGTCGCTCCGCGACGACGCACCCGTCGACCGCCCGCGATCCTCCGAGGACCGGCCGAAAGCGGGTGAGGACTCATGAGCGCGCTCGTTCCGCTCCTCGTCACCCTCCCGCTCCTCGGCGCCGCCATCGCGCTCATCGCCGGTCGTCATCGCCGCACGCAGGTCGCCGTGTCGATCACGACGCTGACCGTCGTGTTCATCATCGCCGCGGTCCTGCTGTGGGCGGTGGACGGGAGCAACGAGGCGCTCGCCGTCTCGGTCGGCGGCTGGCCGATCCCGTTCGGCATCATCCTCTACGTCGACCGGCTCGCGGCGCTCCTCGTGCTGGTCTCGAGCCTCGTGCTTCTCGCGGTTCTTCTGTTCTCGGTGGGGCAGGGCGCCGCGGACGGCGACGACGACACACCGGTCTCGATCTTCCACCCGACCTACCTCATCCTCGCGGCCGGCATCTTCAATGCGTTCATCGCGGGTGATCTGTTCAATCTGTACGTCGGGTTCGAGATCCTCCTCGTCGCGTCGTACGTCCTCATCACCCTCGGATCGACGGAGTCGCGGATCCGCGCGGGCGTCATCTACATCGTCGTGTCGCTCGTGTCATCGATCCTGTTCCTCGCGGCGATCGCGATGATCTACGGCGCCCTCGGCACGGTCAACATCGTGCAGATCTCGCAGCGCATGGACGAGCTGCCGCAGGAGACCCAGCTCGTCCTGCACCTGATGCTGCTTCTCGCTTTCGCGATCAAGGCCGCTGTCTTCCCGCTGTCCTTCTGGCTCCCCGACTCCTATCCGACTGCTCCTGCCCCCGTCACGGCCGTCTTCGCCGGTTTGCTGACCAAGGTCGGCGTCTACGCGATGATCCGCACCGAGACGGAGATGTTCCTCGACAACGACGTGAACTTCCTCCTGCTCATCGTCGCGGTCGCAACGATGATCGTGGGGGTGCTCGGCGCGCTCGCGCAGGCCGAGCTGAAACGCATCCTGTCCTTCACGCTGGTGAGCCATATCGGCTACATGGTCTTCGGGCTCGCGATAGCGACACCCGCCGCGATCGGCGCGACCATCTACTACATGGTCCACCACATCGTCGTGCAGACGACCCTGTTCCTCGCGGTCGGACTCATCGAGCGACGAGCCGGGAGCACGTCGATCCTCCGGGTCAAGGGACTCATGCGCGCGGCACCCGTGATCGCGATCCTGTACTTCATTCCGGCGATCAATCTCGGCGGCCTGCCACCCTTCTCCGGGTTCATCGGCAAGTACGCGCTGTTCGACGCCGCCGCCGAAGTGGGCACGCCCATCATGATGGTCCTCATCGTCGCGGGTGTCGTCACATCGCTCCTGACGCTCTACGCCCTCATGCGCGCGTGGAACCTCGCTTTCTGGCGAGAGGAGGACGACTCGGCCGAGACCGAGGCGCGCATCTCGTACCTCGGCGACGCGCCGGCTGCCGCGGTGGAGACCGAGCGTCGTGTCATCCCGAAGATCATGACGGCGGCGACCGCAGGGATGGTGGGCGTCACGGTGGCCCTCACGGTGTTCGCCGGACCGCTCTACGAGGTGTGTGAGCGAATCGGTGCGGCGCTCCTCGAACCCGTGACTCTCGTCCAGCTGCAGGGGGAGGTCGAGCCGTGAGCCCCGACTCCCGCCCCGCGACGTTCTTCGCTCAGCTGTGGCGCCAGCTTCCGTTCTTCCTCTGGCTCGTGGCGTTGTGGATGCTGCTGTGGGGGCAGTTCACGTGGCTCGCATTCCTCACGGGTGTCGGCATCGCGATCTTCGTGACGCGTGTCTACCGTCTCCCGCCCGTCGATCTCTCGGGCCGCGTGAACCTCTGGTGGGGGACGGTCTTCATCGTCAGCTTCATCCTCGCCCTCGTGCGCGGTTCGCTCCTCGTCGCGTGGCAGGTGATCGACCCGCGGTCGCGGCCCGTCAATTCGATCATCG
This genomic stretch from Microbacterium sp. SLBN-146 harbors:
- the nucS gene encoding endonuclease NucS; translated protein: MRLVIARCSVDYTGRLNAHLPLATRLLVHKGDGSLLVHSDGGSYKPLNWMSPPCRLEVEAPDDESASAGVIAHWRVTHAKTGDALLVRIYEILHDSQHELGVDPGLQKDGVEADLQRLLAEQVDVIGDGLTLVRREFPTAIGPVDLLLRDPAGGTIAVEVKRRGDIDGVEQLTRYLQLLSRDPHLAPVTGVFAAQEIKPQARVLATDRGIRCVTLDYDGMKGVESGAPRLF
- a CDS encoding Na+/H+ antiporter subunit E encodes the protein MSPDSRPATFFAQLWRQLPFFLWLVALWMLLWGQFTWLAFLTGVGIAIFVTRVYRLPPVDLSGRVNLWWGTVFIVSFILALVRGSLLVAWQVIDPRSRPVNSIIAVQLRTDDDLIMTHTAVTASLIPGSLLIEADRARRIIYLHVIGASTAEEVEAQRKAVLGWEARIVRAVGSKAQLEIIRRATVDTPRQGGAPV
- a CDS encoding HAD hydrolase-like protein, translating into MPHRSAWTCILWDVDGTIVDASDGILHRLTVTLEHFGKKAPVRSELAHWIGPPQFDSFQANVGMSPEESADAVAFYRALGKQEGFTTGAKLFPGVADIISKVAAAGIPQATASSKPEVQVVELMKHFGLTDDFITLVGATPDERTLASKAEIVGEALRRLEAAGVDTSRPVLIGDRHHDIDGGAVHGVPVIFVRWGFSWPHEADGAAAAVSTAAELEALLLVEDPDA
- a CDS encoding LacI family DNA-binding transcriptional regulator — its product is MSTRRATISDVAREAGVSPSTASVVFSGKTPVSDATRERVRAAAASLGYTGPDPRAASLRTGRSGIVGVVFEEHLGRAFLDPVKTLMMDGLADAVAPLGAGLLLLRDDAAIDGAPTLTTAPIDAAVLIGCSGLLRESLDAVRSRGIPVVVIEGDAGPDIPRIGLDNREAQRQAARHLRALGHTDVTIVTLPVRSGWKRGWIPDRAVIGVDVTRDRLAGARDVFPDAAAFAAEASSIDEGLAAGRVLFADPARRPTAVIAQSDLLAAGVLRAAQEAGLRIPDDVSITGFDGIVVDGLAPYTLTTLVQPATEKGRAAGAAVAAMLEGQDAASLQFTSTFREGDTTGAPPSPR
- a CDS encoding Na+/H+ antiporter subunit A; this encodes MLVLLAAFGIVPILLPWLAHRIGPRVFTVAAILPAIAFVHAAIQTPLVLAANIPFEAFNWIAPLGIELSMRMDTLSWLMTLIVTGVGALVMLYCRWYFAGKTEGLAQFSAVLLAFAGAMYGLVLTDDLVVLVMFWELTSVLSYLLIGYYNKRAASRRAALQALLVTTLGGLVMLIGVVLLVVDTGTSSISLMLAEAPTGPVVDAALVLLLVGALSKSAIFPFHFWLPGAMAAPTPVSAYLHAAAMVKAGIYLIARFAPIFALAPTWRPIVIGLGVFTMLLGGLQALRETDLKRILAFGTVSQLGMLTVVLGYGTRDAALAGLALLLSHALFKSALFLVVGIIDRQLSTRDIRELSGVGRQAPTIAVLSTVAIASMIGIIPTIGWVAKEGTLAALLHDAEGGAAWGIVALIGIALGSVLTAAYGIRFIWGAFWTKRDADGAPVAATEWPDPPLGFILAPALLAALSLAAGFAAPWLDTAFATYADTAPVASPGVPAPEYPGYLSLWHGFEPALFISLGSIALGVLVFWLTRTRAPRRLASFTASDVYNATLRAVARLAVVTTSLTQRGSLPVYVGTIFVVFVTAEATALIMGGHWVVDIAGWHTPMQLVVAPIMIAAGIVAVRARKRYTGVVLVSVTGLGMVLLFATSGAPDLAVTQVLIETVTLVAFALVLRRIPSRMGEHNASVAPVARAVLGAAVGVTMAFVALVATGARVAEPISERFPELAYEIGHGKNVVNVALVDIRGWDTMGELSVLILAATGVASLVFVTHRADTLSRFNALPTGATRNRRVLVETSDGLRQRDDATGSGRTAWLVGGQRVRPENRSIVLEVVVRILFHSIIVVSLYLLFAGHNLPGGGFAGGLVAGMALVMRYIAGGRYELGAAAPTDAGRLLGVGMSIAVACAIVPLFFGAAPLTSDFIEGELPILGHVEFVSSTLFDIGVYLVVIGLVLDVLRSLGAEVDRQAQELRTRGVSTR
- a CDS encoding Na+/H+ antiporter subunit D, with the protein product MSALVPLLVTLPLLGAAIALIAGRHRRTQVAVSITTLTVVFIIAAVLLWAVDGSNEALAVSVGGWPIPFGIILYVDRLAALLVLVSSLVLLAVLLFSVGQGAADGDDDTPVSIFHPTYLILAAGIFNAFIAGDLFNLYVGFEILLVASYVLITLGSTESRIRAGVIYIVVSLVSSILFLAAIAMIYGALGTVNIVQISQRMDELPQETQLVLHLMLLLAFAIKAAVFPLSFWLPDSYPTAPAPVTAVFAGLLTKVGVYAMIRTETEMFLDNDVNFLLLIVAVATMIVGVLGALAQAELKRILSFTLVSHIGYMVFGLAIATPAAIGATIYYMVHHIVVQTTLFLAVGLIERRAGSTSILRVKGLMRAAPVIAILYFIPAINLGGLPPFSGFIGKYALFDAAAEVGTPIMMVLIVAGVVTSLLTLYALMRAWNLAFWREEDDSAETEARISYLGDAPAAAVETERRVIPKIMTAATAGMVGVTVALTVFAGPLYEVCERIGAALLEPVTLVQLQGEVEP
- a CDS encoding Na(+)/H(+) antiporter subunit C, translating into MNVSLVLIIIMAVLFACGVYAMLERSLTRVLIGFLLLGNAANLLLLIVMGRPGIAPFYGAGESEDMSDPLPQALTLTAIVITFAVSAFLLALIYRSWQLGQADTVEDDEADAAVRARSTASEDVMDDETEIEDEDDDVTTDFVGLATAPITVLGSRDLSSLRDDAPVDRPRSSEDRPKAGEDS
- a CDS encoding MFS transporter, translating into MQETLTRSQIVRWRNAIFAIFLATGIGFASWASRIPAVKVNLDINDFQLGILLFISGAASVIGLSLANLILVRWGARIGMLMSLATFGIGIGIVGFGADAVPSYALTAVGLALMGMGLAITDIMMNVEGAANEQAIGKTMMPLFHALFSLGTVAGAGIGVAMAAWQIGVGPHLWSIGVIVIILGAVAVRSVPNRETVDDPQPGDSAITRREKFIEALRVWREPRIYFIGVIMLGMAFAEGGANDWLPLAVVDGHDGTEAQGAIALTVFSIAMTVVRAIGGPIVDRFGRVWTLRVLAIAASGGLVLFILAPNLPLALVGVAFWGIGASLGFPLGMSAAADDPARAAASVSAAATIGYIAFLCGPPVLGWVSHQVGLLPTLWILVVLIALSGLASGAAKPIAGSKVGAGHPGEH